The proteins below are encoded in one region of Hordeum vulgare subsp. vulgare chromosome 3H, MorexV3_pseudomolecules_assembly, whole genome shotgun sequence:
- the LOC123445045 gene encoding uncharacterized protein At3g49140 translates to MSAGATINWIRTPFHTQRFHDFSSLSFRCRNTFGSIQPCWLATDQDSSLSKVRVAADYSDSLPDSKYMRDRGYHPLEEIKERPKKKDISLTDVETARTVVEANSKGLLIFPARVHNEPHGHVSWSEFQYVVDDYGDIFFQVPDDGNILEDDDANNPVTVLIGTDGAIIGETSVVTSDFNDHVVIEDSMDMHDDDSKVDTEITNILIEWGMPVTMRSIHPIYFAKCLTKAVHDNHGEKIDNPSNGVSIVGYLRPAFIEEESYLRSLFHSECNADGYSSEWREEYNREPRPASGTNGLIDGDKSRLDINDVGSSIDSTIYKLEMMTIELFSVYGKQFMIDPQDFQDAEPDLLSNHASDIIKRMEENSDQCTMALRSLCSRKKGLTVEEARLIGVDSLGIDVRAFSGLEARTVRFSFNAQALSERSAEKKIKRMLFPRYRKTVKASAEDEC, encoded by the exons ATGTCGGCCGGAGCCACTATAAACTGGATCAGAACCCCATTTCACACCCAGAGATTTCATGACTTCTCAAGTCTAAG ttttagatgCCGAAACACTTTTGGGTCAATTCAGCCTTGCTGGTTGGCAACTGATCAGGATTCATCCCTCTCTAAAGTCCGTGTGGCTGCAGACTACTCAGATTCATTGCCAGATTCCAAGTACATGAGAGATCGGGGATACCATCCTCTTGAAGAAATTAAAGAACGCCCAAAGAAGAAGGACATTTCACTGACAGATGTAGAAACAGCTAGAACAGTAGTAGAG GCAAATAGCAAGGGATTGCTCATATTTCCTGCCAGGGTGCATAATGAACCTCATGGACATGTTTCATGGTCAGAGTTTCAGTATGTTGTTGATGACTATGGAG ACATTTTCTTTCAAGTACCTGATGATGGGAACATCTTGGAAGATGATGATGCAAACAACCCTGTG ACAGTTTTGATCGGAACAGATGGTGCAATTATTGGAGAAACTAGTGTGGTAACTAGTGATTTCAACGACCACGTGGTCATTGAGGATTCTATGGACATGCATGATGATGACAGCAAG GTTGACACAGAAATAACGAATATTCTCATAGAGTGGGGAATGCCAGTAACAATGCGTTCAATACATCCTATATACTTTGCCAAGTGTTTGACAAAG gctgttcatgataatcacggGGAGAAGATTGATAATCCATCAAACGGGGTCTCTATTGTAGGATACCTGAGACCTGCTTTTATAGAAGAAGAATCTTATTTGAGGAGTTTATTTCATTCTGAATGCAATGCCGATGGTTATTCATCTGAGTGGAGAG AGGAATACAACAGAGAACCCCGGCCAGCTTCTGGAACCAATGGCCTAATTG ATGGTGATAAATCGAGATTGGACATCAATGATGTGGGAAGTAGCATTGATTCAACCATCTATAAGCTGGAAATGATGACAATTGAGCTGTTTTCCGTCTATGGGAAGCAG TTTATGATTGATCCACAAGACTTTCAAGATGCAGAACCAGATCTTCTTTCAAATCATGCTTCGGACATTATAAAACGCATGGAAGAAAATAGTGATCAGTGTACCATGGCTCTACGGTCCCTCTGTAGCAGAAAAAAAGGCCTCACGGTAGAG GAGGCACGCTTGATAGGCGTTGATAGTCTTGGTATCGACGTGAGAGCCTTTTCTGGCTTGGAAGCTCGGACAGTTCGATTTTCATTCAATGCCCAG GCGTTATCTGAACGTTCAGCCGAAAAGAAGATCAAGCGAATGCTTTTTCCTCGTTATCGCAAGACCGTGAAAGCTTCCGCTGAAGATGAATGTTAG